The Peromyscus eremicus chromosome 16_21, PerEre_H2_v1, whole genome shotgun sequence genome includes the window CCCTTACACACGTATctacttcctccttcctgtcaCTCTCTGAAAGAACACACCCCTGACACTCAGACGCCATGCCCAAACTCACAGGCGGGTTCTCCCCAGTGTCCGCGCAGCTGAGGGTCTATGAATTCTGTCCCTGGCACTCAAGCCTAGGTATAATCtaattcttcttcctctctggtcCCTCAGCCCTCACAACTGAGAGAAACACTCCTCCCACGCATCTAACCAACACCTTCGAGAGTGGATTTGTCACAATGGGCCAGGTCCCCATTTCAGGCCCTCACAACCCTGTCACCTCTGACGTGATTGTATTCACATCTGGACTCCTCACCTTGGCCTCAGGGACCACCGCACCAACCCCTGTGACAAGCTACAGTTTCACCGATACCAGTGGCACCCTCACAGAGCCCGGGAGGAGCACAAAGTCCCAGCCAGTGACCGTGTCTCCTAGCAATTCGAGACCCTTCTCTGCTGACCCAGTGACCACCTCCACCGTGTCCAGACACCTGAGCAGCGGCTTGTCCACCACGGGGATGTGGCACCAGTTACCCCCCAACAGGTTATGTGATACTTTATCAGGTGTGGCCTCGGCTCTCAGTGCCCAACAGATCTCAAGAGGCCACTCTGGCATCCAACACTCCCTATTGCTCCCCAAGAACTCAGTGAGGATCACTGCTATTCAGCagtgaattctgggaaatggggaGGGTCAGAACAGAAGGCAATGGGGATGAGGGTCAAGACTAtggatggagaggagaggggagggccaGGGCAAGGGGTTGGGAAATGGGAAGTGTGGATGCTCTCTTTGGGTTCCCCCAGACCCTGAGATGAGGACCAGCATTTTACCCAGAGCActgggaagaggcaggaagtgggACAGAGATTGGACGTTGGCTGGCAAACCGTGCCTGAGGCAGCCTCTGCTGTGCACACGAGAGCGCCATCCCACTGGGCAACTTGGGTCAGATGCCCGCTCAAGGCCAAGGGATCTAGGACAGGGATATGTCACCTCCCGCTCTCCATTGGCACAGGAGCATGAAGGACTCCAGCACAAAGGACAATGCAGACCCGGGGGTCACATGGAGGGGGTGATACATGGAGGGGGTGACACATGGAGGGAGTGACACATGGAGGAGGGTCACATGGAGGAGGGTCACATGGAGGAGGGTCACATGGAGGGGGGTCACACGGAGGGGGGTCACACGGAGGGGGTCACACGGAGGGGGGTCACACGGGGGGGTCACACGGAGGGGGGTCACATGGAGGGGGGTCACATGGAGGGGGGTCACATGGAGGGGGTCACATGGAGGGGGTGACACATGGAGGAGGGTCACATGGAGGAGGGTCACATGGAGGAGGGTCACATGGAGGAGGGTCACATGGAGGGGGGTCACATGGAGGGGGGTCACATGGAGGAGGGTCACATGGAGGGGGGTCACATGAAGGAGGGTCACATGGAGGAGGGTCACATGGAGGGGGGTCACATGGAGGGGGTGACACATGGAGGGGGTGACACATGGAGGGGGGTCACATGGAGGGGGGTCACATGGAGGGGGTGACACATGGAGGGGGGTCACATGGAGGGGGGTCACATGGAGGGGGGTCACATGGAGGGGGATCACATGGAGGGGGGTCACATGGAGGGGGGTCACATGGAGGAGGGTCACATGGAGGGAGTGACACATGGAGGGGGTGACACATGGAGGGGGGTCACATGGAGGGTCACATGGAGGGGGTCACATGGAGGTAGTGCTCCTGATACAGAAGACAGAGGGGGCAAGAGGCGTCCTCAGTCACTGTGGAGGAAACAGTCTtgatctcttcagccccagtggCCATTCTGTGGGCTCTTGTCTTCACTGATGAAGGATGTGAGGATACTGGAGGAGAGGTATCAAGTGCGGATGTTCCTCCTGCCTGGTGACGTACTTCCTGGGACTCTGgtgtctcctttctcttcccatatctgagagagagagagagagagagagagagagagagagacagagagacagagagacagagagagagacagagagacagagatagagacagagagagacagagagacagagatagagacagacagacagacaaacgcagagagagagagagagagagagagagagagagagagagagagagagagcatctccCTGTAGAGTGTGCTGTGAGGCTGCCTGCTGGTCCTTACTCTTCTGCTGTCCTGCCTCACTCTTCTGCTGTCCTGCCTCCTCAGGTCCCAGGAGACTTACCTCACTGCAATGGTGGTGGTGCTGACATTCCTTCTTGCGCCTGTGGTGTTGGTTATGGGCTATGGGTTTTGGAAGAAGAGGCACATGGGAAGTAAGTAGAGTCACCCCTGGCTCCCAGGACCAAGATCTGGTCCCTATTCTAAGGACTGTGACACAGAGTCTTGGCTGGGGAATATCCCTCTCTGTGTCCAGTCAAGATGACCAGTGACACCCAGTGAGGAGGGTGGCCAGGCATGGGTGGCCCCACATGTCCCTTAAGGGGATGAAGGAACAACACAGAGTCCGGAGGGTCAAAGATCACCCAGGGGCATTGGGGCACCAAATGCAGGGCATGGCCCTTCTTCACCTCTCCATTTGTCGTAGGCTACAACTTGGGCAGCAACTCGGCTAAACCCTGGATACACCTTCCTGAAGGACCAGAGACGCTGTGGAAGCCTGCTTGGTCTAAGATAGCTCAGTGATCTGGGAAGCCGATTCCAGTGggttcagaggccagaagaggaccgAAGACAGGCAATGGCCCTGGGGCAGGAGGACACACCGCTGCCTTCCTTTCACCCCGACCACTGTGTTCTCAGCTTCCCTCTGTTCCCTACAAACTTCTCCAGATGTTTGGAGACAAGAACCAGGACTCATGAGCCCTCGAGGCAGCCGATGTCTCTAGAGTCCTGTTCTGGATGAGAAGGGACAGTGACTAAGGCCTGGGGACACAAAGGCATTGGTAGCAGGAGGTCTCAAAGCTGACAAAGGCCACGTGTCTTCTGATGTGCCCTGACTGTGGCTGCTGGCCCTTCTGTCCCGGAAGCCTGCAGATCCCACATGTCACTTGgttcctgcctgccagccccctcTCAGGCCAGTGAGAGTCTTCAGCTACAGCATCAGCCTTTCCCAAGATGGTTGCAAAGGCTGAATGTAGACTCCTGCACTCCAGTTCTGGCTCCCATGCTACAGTGATGAACTCATGGAGGAGACTGAGGGCACAGGACTATGCCTTGGGGTGTCTGTAGCCCCATTAAGAGGGCCCCTCCTCCAGACAGAGGGGTTGGCCATGGAGCATTTAAGGTCACTTCTGAGAAACGGCCACATGGAGCTGCCCTACAGAAAACAGCAGTAGATGAAGGATTGGTCTGGAGAATTGATACCAGATTCTAGGATGGAAAGATGGGGAGACACATGGACATGCAGAGATggggagaaacacacacacacacacacacacacacacacacacacacggagagagagagacatacaggcagaggaacagacagacagagagaaaaggagagagagaaatctgcCTCTGGTCAGCAAAGAACCTGCTATGAGCCACCCTCCTAGTTGAGCAACAGGACCACTTCTCCAGGCAGGGGTGGAGACAACAGAGCACGGGGTCCAATGGCCTActgactctgtctccttcctATACACAGCTCAGACTTGACCACTCCTATCTAGATCATTGGTCCAGAGTGGAACAGGGATGGCTGTGGGCTAAGGGATGTGGACTGTGAGCTGCAGGCTGTGGACTGTGAGCTGTGGACTGTGGACTATGGGCTATGGACTGTGGGCTATGGGCTGTAGACTGTGAGCTGTGGGCTGTAGGCTGTGGGCTATGGGCTATAGACTGTGAGCTGTGGGCTGTAGGCTCTGGACTGTGAGCTGTGGGCTGAACTGTCTCACTAGTAGGGATGCACACTAGCCCACGGAGGCTTGAAAGGTTCCTGAGCCAAACGCAGCATCTACACCCTCAGCCCTGAGTCAGGGGCCCCTAATAGGACAGCAAACATCAGAAGGGTAACACAGCTGGGCCTTGGTCACACTCCAGGATGGCtttgaggagagaggaagagcgAATGGGGACAGAAGGGAGAAACTTCCAGTAGAGCATGACAGCTCAGGCTGAGaaagaaggacagacagacagatccacacatacacacagatctcTGGCTAGCAAGCAATCAGTGCAGAGTCACCTCCCTAGTGGTCATCTAGGGGGATAAAGTCACACCACCTCCAGCGTCCCACCTCCATTCCTGGCCCTGACAGCCCTGTTTCATGGACGGCAGAAGGACAGACAGTCAGGCATAAGAACCAGTGGTCCCTGTGTGACCCTGATCAAGCCACCAACCCTATCAGGGCCTCAGTTTTCCCTCTCTTGTGAAAGGGGACAATGGTTCCTCCCTCTAAAAGGTGTTTGTGGGATGCAGTGAAATGACATAAAGACTCTGCGACCCTGCGAGCGTCTCTTGACTACTTTCCTGAAATTCCTTCCTGCTCTGCTGTTCATTAGGAACTGAGGGGGCCTCAGCGTTTGTCCAGCTGCTGTGACTGAAATGCTCTGACCAGGGCCTGCAAAGACGGCCCCATGGTTAACATGCTTATGAACCTgcgaagacccaggttcagtttccagcactcacactgggcagcttatacctgcttgtaactccagttccagatatCTGATGCCCcgttctggcctcctcaggcaccttgTACACATGGTGCATGTAAACTATTAcagatacatacaaatacacccaatcaaaaaaatttttttttaaaaccagccattctgaccaaaagcaacctggggaggaaaggatttatttggcttatgcttccaggtcacagtccatctttgaaagaagtcaggacaggaaatcaagCAGGGCCTGAAGAAAGTCATGAAGGAACGCATTCTGCTGTCTTGTCCGCTCACAGGCTTGTCCTTCCTTAGCTTTCTTGTAGAGCAGGACCTCTAGCCAAGGGAATGGTGTCTCCCACAGTGAACTGGACCCTCCTCTATCAGCTAACAACCAAGACAATCCCCCagagacatgtccacaggccaatctgatcagGGTAAcccctcaattgaggctcccttctcaggagactctaggctgtgtcaagttgacagtaactGTCAACTTTTCTGATCTCCCCTTATCTCCTCCCCTTCTAGGCTCACACACGGATGTAGCAGCTCTGTGATGGTGGCTGTATTAGTACTTTTCagctgctgtgattaaacactatTGTGGGGAACTGGCTGGTCCTAGGCTTTCCCTGGGGCTCTGAAGTATAGAGAAGGAATATAGTTCCTTGTCTAACACCAGGAATATGCTGGGTAAAGTTAGTAATAGCCTGGGCCCAGGGCCTTGAGCAAGCTGTGATTTCAGACCCTGCAAACCCAACTCTTCCCACCAAGGGGCTGTGGTTTTCAGTCCCAAGGTGTCTATGTGCTCTGTCTATGACACACTTGAGGTCTGTGTCACTTTTGTGCAACACTGCTTGATTAGCTTCCGGATGATGTCATCCCATCGTATGGTAGCTTTCCTCTGACTCTCTCTCATTTCTGATCTAAAAATCGTAAACAAAATGTTGTACTTCTTAATGAATTTTCAGGGCATGTCATCAGCTTATTCAAGACCTCCTGGTCCCAGCTTTCCTAACATCTCTATTTTTCTCATTCCTGGTCCACACTCTCAGGAACCTGCACTGAAGCTTGCTGGTCCAGGTCACActatgaccagggcaacttataaaaggaagggtttatttggggttACTGTCCCAGAGGTTTAGAGTCCACCGACagagaagcatggcggcatgcaacAGGATGGAACAGGATgctgcaagctcacagtttggtccacaagcaggaagcagagaggtggaACTCAGAGGAAGGTAGGGTCTTAGGCTCTCAAACCCACCCctgtgacgtacttcctccagtaaggccacatgTCCTAAACTGTCCCAAACAGCACTACCAATTGCATACCAAGTGTTCAGATGCCTGAGGCATTAGGGGACACCTCATTCAAACCAGTACAGTGGCCTTTTCAGTGAGACTTCCTTGTGAATTTTAAGGTACATGGTACTGAAAtcaaggcctgagttcaaatccccagtccAGCCCTTCATCTCAGTGTGACCACAATGAGTTGCTGTCCCTCTCTGATACTGTGTCCTCTCCTGGACAGGAGGATGATAAAGGTTGAACCCACTGTATACCACCTTCTAGTGCAAGGTGTGCAAGGGCAAGGCATGTGCATGTCAGTTCATGAGCACAGCTCAATATCTAgagaggcagggcaggcagggaaAGGGAGTCAAATAGCTCTGGCCTCATTCTGAGAGTGACTGAGGGACTCGAAGGCATAGAGCAGTTGCACACACAGCAGACCCTCACGCAGGGTCAGACACTATGGTGCAGGAGGCAGGACATGCTTGGGTCCTTCAGGGAGGGGAGTGTGGAGATCCTTCAAGCTCAGCACGCTTGGTCAGGCTTCATGGAGGAGTTTGCTGTGTGAAACTGGAGCATGGGATGGAGGCAGGTGATGGTGACACCTACAGGATGCAGGAGATGATGATGCCTGCAGGAGGCAGGAGATGAAGGTGATGCCTGCAGGAGGCAGGAGATGTGATGTCTGCAGGAGGCAGGAGATGTGATGCCTGCAGGATTCAGGAGATGATGATGCCTGCAGGATGCAGGAGATGATGATGCCTGCAGGAGGTTTTAGGGGTGTGAGTACAAAGACAGCAGAGGCTCATGCCCCTTGGAACCTTGGGAAGGCTGCCCCTGAAGTTGGTATATGGACAAAGAAGGCCAGGGACAAGCCCTAGACAGTGGGTGCATGGAGGTCTTCAGGGAAAGAGAGGTTTAACAGGAGATTGTGGCAGTGATTTCCCACTTGTGTGATCAGGTCAGGGGTTTCTGTAAGCCAGCAATGCATGAGACCTGTTCACTCTAATGCCTACCCACTTTGGAACTCCGCAGGAGGGGCACTGGAACTGAGGAGTGGCTATGGACACTCATGTCCTCAGCTCAGTGGATTctgaggctcttttctcaaaaccccAGGCcagtctcttcctctttcctcttctcgcCTTTCTTTCTGGTGCTCCAGGGGACCAAGAACCAAAGTAGGTTGGGACAGGCCAGGGATGCATCTGCCTTGGGGTGACAACAGCTTCTGGTGATaatttgtttgtactctaacaaataaaacttgcctgaagatcagaggacagagccagccactagattaaacatagaggctgggcagtggtggcatacacctttaatcctagcactctggaggtagaggtctgtcgggatctctgtgagttcaaggccaccctaggctacatgagattaatccagtctaaaagagaaacagagccagttgGTGATGGCTCACATTTAATCCCAATATTGGGAGTtaaactcctttaatcccagcactaggaaggttgagacaggaagtgatatggctgggtggagaaaggtgtatatgccaggaggagacagaaacttagctcttttggctgaggactcaggagcattcagtctgaggactcATGAAGACAAGATTttcccctttcagctgaggagttggtgaggtgagacgtggctctggcttgtttcctctgatctttcagcatttacagcaatattggct containing:
- the Treml2 gene encoding trem-like transcript 2 protein isoform X1; this encodes MEPWPLVLLLLCLQDCVSGLSIENVYRKVRRREGESLSVQCSYKNRRNRVEGKAWCKVKKRRCELNFIRDWVKGPSYSIRDDAKAKVVYITMEALRVQDSGRYWCMRNTAGNLYPLVGFQLEVHPALTTERNTPPTHLTNTFESGFVTMGQVPISGPHNPVTSDVIVFTSGLLTLASGTTAPTPVTSYSFTDTSGTLTEPGRSTKSQPVTVSPSNSRPFSADPVTTSTVSRHLSSGLSTTGMWHQLPPNRSQETYLTAMVVVLTFLLAPVVLVMGYGFWKKRHMGSYNLGSNSAKPWIHLPEGPETLWKPAWSKIAQ
- the Treml2 gene encoding trem-like transcript 2 protein isoform X2, whose protein sequence is MEPWPLVLLLLCLQDCVSGLSIENVYRKVRRREGESLSVQCSYKNRRNRVEGKAWCKVKKRRCELNFIRDWVKGPSYSIRDDAKAKVVYITMEALRVQDSGRYWCMRNTAGNLYPLVGFQLEVHPGTTAPTPVTSYSFTDTSGTLTEPGRSTKSQPVTVSPSNSRPFSADPVTTSTVSRHLSSGLSTTGMWHQLPPNRSQETYLTAMVVVLTFLLAPVVLVMGYGFWKKRHMGSYNLGSNSAKPWIHLPEGPETLWKPAWSKIAQ